CTCCCGCCTGAGTTCCCGGGCCACGGCTTCCACCGCGGCCGCCCACGCCCACGCCTTTCCGGAAGGTCCGAGGACGCCGTAGAAGTCGCTGCCTCTCGACGTCACGGCGACTCTTCGTTGACTCGAGCCCGAGCCTTGTCCATGATCCCCCGAACCCGGGAACAAGAACCATGGCGACCGTTCGAAAGCAAAAGGGGAATTTTCTCGAAGATTTCGTCGTCGGGCACGTCTACCGGCACAAGGTGGGAAAGACGCTCACCGAAGGGCTTCTCGCCCATTTCACGGGATGGGACATGACGACGAACCCCCTCCACAAGAACCGCCGCTACGCCGAACGCTACGGGTTCCGTGGCATCGTGGCCCCGCCGGGGCTCGTGATGAACATCGTCTTCAGCCAGAGCGTGGAAGACATCTCCGAGAACGCCCGCGCCAACCTGGAATACATCCGGATGCGCTTCGGGGCACCCGTTTACGTGGGCGACACGATCGAGGCGAGCTCGACGGTGCTCGGAGTGAAACCCTCGAGCCGGGACCCCGACCGGGGCGTCGTCCACGTGCAAACCACGGGACGGAACCAGGACGGGCGCGTCGTCCTCACCTACGAGCGCAAGGTACAGGTCTGGAAGCGGGACCCTTCGGCGCGCGTCGAGGAAGCTTCGATCCCCGCTCCCGAGGTCCCGTGCGAACTCGAGCTCCCCCCCTACGACCCCGGACGCCGCTACGCGGAGCTCGCGCACCTGACGAACCCCGACACCTACTTCGAGGACTTCCGGCCGGGCGACGTCCTC
This Candidatus Binatia bacterium DNA region includes the following protein-coding sequences:
- a CDS encoding acyl dehydratase: MATVRKQKGNFLEDFVVGHVYRHKVGKTLTEGLLAHFTGWDMTTNPLHKNRRYAERYGFRGIVAPPGLVMNIVFSQSVEDISENARANLEYIRMRFGAPVYVGDTIEASSTVLGVKPSSRDPDRGVVHVQTTGRNQDGRVVLTYERKVQVWKRDPSARVEEASIPAPEVPCELELPPYDPGRRYAELAHLTNPDTYFEDFRPGDVLEHSRGRMVTDEHIALTAMLDNTSQVHCNRTLIERSPEKYIGGQLIVYGGIPFHLCLGLSCPDVADNSLGDVLYTTGRHTGPVFSGDTVFATTEIVGKGDYPGRPDLGLVDTILRGHKFVRKGEDFEKVEVFYLERRLAVKRRSHYG